Proteins from one Toxotes jaculatrix isolate fToxJac2 chromosome 13, fToxJac2.pri, whole genome shotgun sequence genomic window:
- the cdca7b gene encoding cell division cycle-associated 7-like protein, which translates to MTLTSKAPRFKSKFITAELARLFTQSDSEEEFEGFSEDEDEEDRGCCNKRLKTKMDSEEDSDVDTGFYSDGEEASPPKRRSLLVALRFPMKRLSTPKQEPQDKNVKEPVKETPLSQRARRRQRMKQMQDKEEEEEEQEQEQEEDKEEVLSQSLRKRDKNIQENKAMLAKLFADLSTMADLTLPATPQKKKKQAAEKATPRKRKFEPEMGSERRNPSRKARPPENFAVEEKSEPVTHRSPRTIDVRRLVEVDEEHASEKRKKRKSQSSRRSQYVVKSVDEITREDLDNIAYRSKDKIWDKENGSSCHQCRQKTLDTKTVCRSGFCVGAKGQFCGPCLKNRYGEDVRTVLLDPTWSCPICRGMCNCSLCRKKEGRCATGILVGLARYNGHDNVHEYLKSIQKELQ; encoded by the exons ATGACCCTCACATCCAAG GCTCCACGTTTCAAATCCAAGTTCATCACCGCTGAGCTGGCTCGTCTATTCACCCAGtcagacagtgaggaggagtTCGAAGGTTTTAGTGAGGATGAGGACgaagaggacagaggatgtTGCAACAAACGGCTGAAGACCAAG ATGGATTCAGAAGAAGACAGCGATGTGGACACAGGCTTCTACTCTGATGGCGAGGAGGCTTCCCCACCAAAGAGAAGGAGTCTTTTAGTAGCCCTGAG GTTTCCTATGAAAAGACTGTCTACTCCCAAACAGGAACCACAGGATAAAAATGTCAAGGAGCCTGTCAAAGAAACACCTCTTTCACAGAGAGCCCGAAGAAGGCAGAGGATGAAGCAGATGcaggacaaagaagaagaggaggaggaacaggagcaggaacaggaggaggacaaagaggaggtTCTGTCTCAGAGTCTAAGAAAACGAGACAAGAACATTCAGGAAAACAAGGCCATG CTGGCTAAGCTGTTTGCTGATCTGTCCACCATGGCGGACCTGACTCTGCCTGCCACTCCTCAG aagaagaagaagcaggcgGCAGAGAAGGCAACGCCACGGAAACGCAAGTTTGAACCAGAGATGGGGTCAGAAAGAAGGAACCCATCCCGTAAGGCTCGTCCTCCTGAGAACTTTGCAGTGGAGGAAAAGAGCGAGCCAGTCACCCACAGAAGCCCCAGGACTATAGATGTCAGGAGACTGGTGGAA GTGGACGAGGAACATGCCagtgagaaaaggaaaaagagaaagagccaAAGTTCGAGGAGGAGCCAGTATGTGGTGAAGTCAGTCGACGAAATCACCAGAGAAGACCTGGACAACATAGCGTATCGAAGCAAAGACAAGATCTGGGACAAAGAGAAT gGCAGCTCATGTCACCAGTGCAGACAGAAGACTCTGGACACAAAGACAGTGTGTCGCAGTGGTTTCTGTGTGGGGGCCAAAGGTCAGTTTTGTGGGCCGTGCTTGAAGAATCGCTATGGGGAGGACGTGCGCACTGTACTTCTTGACCCG ACGTGGTCCTGTCCCATTTGCCGCGGGATGTGTAACTGCAGTCTGTGTCGCAAGAAGGAGGGCCGCTGTGCTACCGGGATCCTGGTGGGATTGGCTCGCTACAACGGCCACGACAATGTCCACGAGTATCTGAAGAG TATTCAGAAGGAGCTGCAGTAA
- the sp4 gene encoding transcription factor Sp4, producing the protein MSDSKKESSGTEGGKASKKGKSSGSQDSSQPSPLALLAATCSKIGGQGGVEGAQSQTGAQQIQVQAGQIQLQAGQLQGQIVVDTAGGQALVPQQLELVPAQFTGNGWQIITAAPTMAKENANQPVAVTVATTLANDSSPGGRKVKAVGGTNSVAANQQQQQQFQIIQVQNLPNAGGGVQYQVIPHLQTADGQQIHISPAQTASIGALPEQVQLIQTPSPGQTQAILQPANQQAILTSTANQTVPLQIRPAQSLQLQTLQTLQTLQGSQTPVMTTVPINLGGMTLALPVINNVGGGGAVQLIQSADGTFSVANGNQLVTTAVSGAAPPTASTGSTTAVAEGDSVSDGAQVVSAGSEGGPADTQVQTSEADSQIQNQANGLQNQTDTAGTIQQVIVGQVGHQLVQQIQLQPQAQSQGQAQGQQQPQHIQTLQLAPGQTLQPIQAFQNPAQVLIRTPTLSPSGQITWQTLQLPGGVSLQGGLGTAVPQQLTLAPVAGGTTVGSGGLVSLSGAPLTLSAAQINPGSGVQTVSIAGLGTAGVQVQGVPLTITGLQGQPQGQDGVKVQSSPVTVAVGNVASGSSMSPDQLGSVQSSSDQEGPPSKRLRRVACSCPNCRDGEGRNSGDPTKKKQHICHMEGCGKVYGKTSHLRAHLRWHTGERPFVCNWIFCGKRFTRSDELQRHRRTHTGEKRFECPECSKRFMRSDHLSKHIKTHQNKKGGAAVAIITTDDMEEDTPEGLGASPQIVAVATLSRDSEPATPTTSNHLEEEEEEEEEFE; encoded by the exons ATGAGTG ACTCGAAGAAGGAATCATCTGGAACTGAAGGCGGGAAAGCATCTAAAAAGGGGAAAAGTTCTGGATCGCAG GATTCCTCTCAGCCCTCTCCGTTGGCTCTGCTAGCAGCCACCTGCAGTAAGATCGGAGGGCAGGGGGGAGTGGAGGGGGCCCAGTCCCAGACAGGAGCCCAGCAGATCCAGGTCCAGGCCGGTCAGATCCAGCTGCAGGCAGGTCAGCTCCAGGGTCAGATAGTGGTGGACACAGCCGGGGGTCAGGCCCTGGTGCCCCAGCAGCTGGAACTGGTCCCAGCTCAGTTCACGGGGAACGGCTGGCAGATCATTACAGCGGCTCCTACTATGGCCAAGGAGAACGCCAATCAGCCTGTTGCAGTGACGGTGGCCACCACCTTGGCTAATGACAGCTCACCTGGCGGACGCAAG GTGAAGGCAGTAGGTGGGACAAACAGTGTTGCAgccaaccagcagcagcagcagcagttccagATCATCCAGGTTCAGAACCTGCCCAATGCTGGGGGCGGGGTACAGTATCAGGTCATCCCTCACCTGCAGACTGCAGATGGACAGCAGATCCACATCAGTCCAGCTCAGACGGCCTCCATTGGGGCTCTTCCGGAACAGGTCCAGCTCATCCAGACCCCGAGCCCAGGCCAGACCCAGGCCATCCTCCAGCCAGCCAACCAGCAGGCCATTCTGACAAGTACAGCCAATCAGACGGTCCCACTGCAGATCCGCCCTGCACAGTCTTTGCAGCTGCAGACTCTGCAGACTCTTCAGACTCTTCAGGGCTCCCAGACTCCTGTTATGACCACAGTACCCATAAACCTTGGCGGCATGACCCTGGCTCTGCCTGTGATTAATAATGTCGGAGGGGGCGGGGCTGTGCAGCTTATCCAATCAGCAGATGGCACATTCTCTGTTGCCAATGGCAACCAGCTGGTGACAACAGCAGTCTCTGGGGCGGCTCCTCCCACAGCATCAACTGGCTCGACAACAGCTGTAGCAGAAGGTGACAGTGTGTCTGATGGGGCGCAAGTGGTTTCTGCGGGATCAGAGGGTGGACCAGCTGACACCCAAGTGCAGACCAGTGAGGCGGACTCTCAAATCCAGAACCAGGCCAACGGACTGCAGAACCAGACAGATACAGCAGGAACCATCCAACAGGTGATCGTGGGCCAAGTGGGGCACCAGTTGGTGCAGCAGATCCAGCTGCAGCCCCAGGCTCAGAGTCAGGGTCAGGCCCAGggccagcagcagcctcagcacaTTCAAACCCTCCAGCTTGCCCCTGGACAAACCCTCCAGCCCATTCAGGCCTTCCAGAACCCAGCCCAGGTCCTTATTCGCACCCCAACCCTGTCCCCATCTGGGCAGATCACCTGGCAGACACTGCAACTGCCTGGTGGAGTCTCCCTGCAGGGCGGCCTGGGGACAGCTGTGCCACAGCAGCTGACACTGGCCCCGGTGGCTGGTGGGACGACGGTGGGGAGTGGAGGGCTGGTCTCCCTGAGTGGAGCTCCCTTAACGCTGAGTGCAGCCCAGATCAACCCGGGGTCTGGAGTACAGACGGTCAGCATCGCAGGGCTGGGCACTGCTGGGGTCCAGGTGCAGGGTGTTCCCCTCACTATTACTGGTCTACAGG GTCAACCACAGGGTCAGGATGGGGTCAAAGTTCAGTCGTCTCCCGTGACAGTCGCTGTTGGCAACGTGGCATCAGGCTCATCGATGAGTCCAGACCAGCTGGGCTCCGTACAAAGTTCTTCGGACCAGGAGGGACCGCCCAGCAAGAGGCTTCGACGTGTCGCCTGCTCTTGTCCAAACTGCagggatggagaggggag GAACAGCGGGGACCCCACCAAAAAGAAACAGCACATTTGCCACATGGAAGGCTGTGGTAAGGTGTACGGCAAGACGTCCCACCTGAGGGCCCACCTGCGCTGGCACACCGGCGAGAGGCCGTTTGTCTGTAACTGGATCTTTTGTGGCAAGAGGTTCACCAGGAGCgatgagctgcagagacacCGGAGAACGCACACAG GAGAGAAGCGTTTTGAGTGTCCTGAATGCTCCAAACGTTTCATGCGCAGCGACCACCTGTCCAAGCACATCAAGACCCACCAGAACAAGAAGGGCGGAGCCGCCGTGGCAATCATCACCACTGATGACATGGAGGAAGACACCCCCGAAGGCCTGGGTGCCTCCCCTCAGATTGTCGCTGTGGCGACCCTCTCACGTGACTCTGAGCCCGCTACACCCACCACCTCTAATCAcctggaagaagaggaagaggaagaggaggagtttGAATAG